A stretch of Spirosoma oryzicola DNA encodes these proteins:
- a CDS encoding DUF4394 domain-containing protein, with the protein MFNSKPFRILFGTLAIGSLVTLNACRDTQTQLEPASASTANARLAADYMFYVLTDNNQLLKLNTQNPGVNMGTISITGILNNERLVSIDFRPATGQLYAVSNGSRIYAINLTNGAATALGSGPFSPGINGDVVGFDFNPTVDRIRLVTNRGQNLRLNPETGAVMIVDGPINGVPNVAVSGVAYTNNRSGVTTTTLYDIDPVTDKLYRQDPPNNGTLVEVGSLGVDIAGTGSFDIAPDGSAIATLISGTTQGLYQVNLTSGRIERLGDLPGSTSIVGLAIPTEPVAYAIDRFNNLITFNPTSPGSYVSKTLTGLAPNDMIYGIDFRPANGQLYAVSNTSRLYTINTSSGAATMVGSGPFSPAITGTDVGFDFNPTVDRIRLVTSSGQNLRLNPNDGTVAAIDGTLAYTSGSGNGAITAAAYTNNFAGATSTVLYDLDSQLDRLVRQDPPNNGGLVTVGQLGVNIEGATGFDIGGSSNMAYALLRTEVQTGSSAQQVTKVYQINLGTGQATAVADFPLLARAMAVGLGF; encoded by the coding sequence ATGTTCAATAGCAAACCTTTCCGCATTCTGTTTGGAACGCTGGCGATTGGCTCCCTTGTAACACTCAACGCCTGCCGGGACACGCAAACCCAACTCGAACCAGCGAGTGCTTCTACGGCCAACGCCCGTCTGGCCGCTGATTACATGTTCTACGTGTTGACCGACAACAATCAGCTGCTAAAGCTAAACACGCAGAACCCTGGCGTAAACATGGGAACAATCAGCATCACGGGAATTTTAAACAATGAACGACTAGTATCTATTGATTTTCGGCCCGCCACCGGTCAGCTCTATGCGGTAAGTAATGGAAGCCGGATTTACGCGATCAACCTGACAAACGGCGCAGCAACAGCCCTCGGTTCAGGACCGTTTTCGCCCGGTATCAACGGGGATGTGGTAGGCTTCGATTTTAATCCAACTGTTGACCGTATCCGGTTAGTTACCAACCGAGGACAGAATTTACGCTTGAACCCAGAAACGGGGGCCGTGATGATTGTCGATGGCCCTATCAATGGTGTACCCAACGTAGCGGTTTCAGGAGTGGCTTACACGAACAATCGCTCGGGTGTTACGACAACGACGTTATATGACATTGACCCCGTAACCGACAAATTATACCGGCAGGACCCGCCAAACAACGGCACCCTGGTTGAAGTTGGCTCGCTGGGCGTTGATATTGCCGGTACGGGCAGCTTCGACATTGCTCCCGACGGCAGTGCTATCGCTACGCTGATCAGCGGTACGACTCAGGGACTTTATCAGGTCAACCTGACGAGTGGTCGCATCGAACGTTTGGGCGATCTGCCCGGCTCAACGAGTATTGTTGGTCTGGCCATTCCAACGGAACCCGTCGCTTATGCCATTGATCGGTTCAACAACCTGATTACTTTCAACCCAACATCTCCAGGCAGCTATGTATCAAAAACCCTGACGGGTCTGGCACCGAACGACATGATTTACGGAATCGATTTCCGGCCAGCGAACGGCCAGCTTTACGCCGTCAGTAACACGAGCCGCCTGTACACGATCAATACATCAAGTGGAGCAGCAACAATGGTAGGTTCGGGACCTTTCTCACCAGCAATAACCGGTACCGACGTTGGTTTTGATTTCAACCCAACCGTTGACCGCATTCGACTGGTCACTTCGTCTGGTCAGAATCTCCGGCTTAACCCCAATGACGGAACAGTAGCCGCTATCGATGGAACTTTAGCCTATACCTCCGGCTCCGGTAATGGTGCGATTACGGCAGCCGCCTACACTAACAACTTTGCGGGTGCAACCTCAACTGTACTGTACGATTTGGATTCTCAGCTTGACCGTCTCGTTCGGCAAGATCCGCCAAACAATGGTGGGCTGGTGACGGTAGGACAACTGGGCGTAAACATTGAAGGCGCTACGGGCTTCGATATTGGCGGCAGTAGCAATATGGCTTACGCACTGTTACGAACGGAGGTGCAGACGGGTTCTTCGGCGCAGCAGGTCACTAAAGTATACCAGATAAACCTGGGAACAGGACAGGCCACTGCGGTTGCTGATTTTCCTCTTCTGGCGCGGGCAATGGCCGTTGGTTTAGGCTTCTAA